A window of Primulina tabacum isolate GXHZ01 chromosome 4, ASM2559414v2, whole genome shotgun sequence contains these coding sequences:
- the LOC142543256 gene encoding mediator of RNA polymerase II transcription subunit 28-like codes for MAERQQHESLNATDPSSKEDMISYVMALEAALLPCLPARELQAIDRSPHPSHQIDVERHARDFMEAAKKLQLYFISLQRDDPPTREETLRKEIAMMEEELKVKAELIKKQEKLIQGWRSELKEQFDKHNIELERV; via the exons ATGGCTGAAAGACAACAGCATGAATCTTTAAATGCCACTGATCCTTCGTCGAAGGAAGACATGATATCCTACGTGATGGCGTTGGAAGCCGCTTTGTTACCGTGCTTACCTGCTAGAGAACTTCAAGCAATTGACCGTTCTCCCCATCCTTCTCATCAGA TTGATGTGGAAAGACATGCTAGAGATTTCATGGAGGCGGCAAAAAAGCTTCAGCTCTACTTTATCAGTTTGCAGCGTGATGATCCGCCTACAAGAGAAGAAACCTTAAGGAAG GAAATTGCTATGATGGAAGAAGAGTTGAAAGTAAAGGCCGAGTTGATTAAGAAGCAAGAGAAACTGATTCAAGGATGGAGGTCTGAGTTGAAAGAGCAATTCGATAAACACAACATTGAGTTAGAAAGAGTGTAA